One region of Clostridia bacterium genomic DNA includes:
- the fabD gene encoding ACP S-malonyltransferase, with protein MGRDAYEAFPEAREVFDRADRALGFSITRLCFEGPAEVLQRTEITQPAILTASYALYAALAARGFRPDVSAGLSLGEYTAVVAAGALAFEDAVRLVHLRGKYMQEAVPEGEGAMAAILGLPDDVVEAVCAEAAAGETVRAANYNCPGQVVVSGTRAAVERAVALAKARGARRAVTLPVSAPFHCELMRPAAERLVPELEALSWREPSWPVVANVDARPHGTAAEIKDALLRQVDAPVRWSQSVREMAARGVRRFVEIGPGTALTGFVRRIAPDAEAVSFQGPEDLETCLPQV; from the coding sequence ATGGGGCGCGACGCCTACGAGGCGTTTCCTGAAGCGCGCGAGGTCTTCGATCGGGCCGACCGGGCCCTCGGCTTCTCGATCACGCGGCTGTGCTTCGAGGGGCCGGCGGAGGTTCTCCAGCGCACGGAGATCACGCAGCCCGCGATCCTCACGGCGAGCTACGCCCTGTACGCCGCGCTGGCGGCGCGGGGCTTCCGGCCGGACGTGAGCGCGGGCCTTTCGCTGGGCGAGTACACGGCCGTCGTGGCGGCCGGAGCGCTGGCGTTCGAGGACGCGGTGCGGCTCGTCCATCTCCGGGGGAAGTACATGCAGGAGGCCGTGCCCGAAGGCGAGGGCGCGATGGCCGCCATTCTGGGGCTTCCCGACGACGTCGTGGAGGCCGTGTGCGCCGAGGCGGCCGCAGGGGAAACGGTGCGCGCCGCCAATTACAATTGCCCGGGGCAGGTCGTCGTCTCCGGGACGCGCGCGGCCGTCGAGCGGGCCGTGGCGCTGGCGAAGGCGCGGGGGGCGCGCCGCGCCGTCACGCTCCCGGTGAGCGCGCCGTTCCATTGCGAGCTCATGCGGCCGGCCGCGGAACGACTGGTCCCGGAGCTGGAGGCGCTGAGCTGGCGCGAACCGTCCTGGCCGGTGGTGGCGAACGTGGACGCGCGGCCGCACGGGACGGCGGCCGAGATCAAGGACGCGCTCCTGCGCCAGGTCGACGCGCCGGTGCGCTGGTCGCAGAGCGTGCGGGAGATGGCCGCGCGCGGCGTGCGGCGCTTCGTGGAGATCGGCCCCGGGACGGCCCTCACGGGCTTCGTGCGGCGGATCGCGCCGGACGCTGAGGCCGTGTCCTTCCAGGGCCCGGAAGACCTGGAAACTTGTTTGCCTCAGGTTTAG
- the fabG gene encoding 3-oxoacyl-[acyl-carrier-protein] reductase yields the protein MSLAQEAARVAVVTGGSRGIGRAVALALADAGMDVAVTYVSRPEAAADVVAEIERRGRRGLALEGDVARAGTADAWVEAVLERFGRLDVWVNNAGITRDNVFLRLKPEDWAQVIDTDLTGVFWGVKAASRPMLKQRSGRIINIASVAGIVGNAGQANYSAAKAGVIGLTKAVAKELAPRGITVNAVAPGFIETEMTGALADAVKERAAQAIPLGRFGRPEDVAAAVAFLASDAAGYITGQVLVVDGGLCTSMF from the coding sequence GTGAGTCTGGCTCAGGAGGCGGCGCGCGTCGCCGTCGTCACCGGAGGCTCGCGGGGCATCGGCCGGGCCGTCGCGCTCGCCCTCGCGGATGCCGGCATGGACGTGGCCGTCACGTACGTCTCGCGCCCCGAGGCGGCGGCGGACGTGGTCGCGGAGATCGAGCGCAGGGGGCGTCGCGGTCTCGCCCTGGAAGGGGACGTCGCCCGGGCGGGCACGGCGGACGCATGGGTGGAGGCGGTGCTCGAACGGTTCGGCCGCCTCGACGTGTGGGTGAACAACGCCGGCATCACGCGGGACAACGTGTTTCTGCGGTTGAAGCCGGAAGACTGGGCGCAGGTGATCGACACCGACCTGACCGGCGTGTTCTGGGGCGTGAAGGCGGCGAGCCGGCCGATGCTGAAACAGCGAAGCGGCCGGATCATCAACATCGCGTCCGTCGCGGGCATCGTCGGCAACGCCGGCCAGGCCAACTACAGCGCCGCAAAGGCCGGCGTCATCGGCCTCACGAAGGCCGTGGCAAAGGAACTGGCCCCGCGCGGCATCACCGTGAACGCCGTCGCGCCCGGATTCATCGAGACCGAGATGACCGGCGCGCTCGCCGACGCCGTGAAGGAGCGGGCGGCCCAGGCCATCCCGCTCGGGCGCTTCGGGCGCCCGGAGGACGTGGCCGCGGCGGTCGCGTTCCTCGCGTCGGACGCGGCCGGCTACATCACGGGCCAGGTCCTGGTCGTCGACGGCGGCTTGTGCACGTCGATGTTTTAG
- the acpP gene encoding acyl carrier protein: MADEIFNRIKKIIVEQLGVEEDQVTPESSFIDDLGADSLDIVELVMALEEEFDMEIPDEDAEKITTVGDAVKYVQAHS, encoded by the coding sequence GTGGCCGACGAGATTTTCAACCGGATCAAGAAGATCATTGTCGAACAGCTGGGCGTCGAAGAAGATCAAGTCACGCCCGAGTCGTCGTTCATCGACGACCTCGGCGCCGACTCGCTCGACATCGTGGAGCTCGTCATGGCGCTTGAGGAAGAGTTCGACATGGAAATCCCGGACGAGGACGCCGAAAAGATTACGACGGTCGGCGATGCCGTGAAGTACGTCCAGGCGCACAGCTAG
- the fabF gene encoding beta-ketoacyl-ACP synthase II translates to MFRLLSGESSGGLGARPSFHSDQGESWVQERTRVVVTGMGVVTPLGVGVDAFWEGLLSGRSGVGRITRFDTSGFDVKIGAEVRDFDPLQFMDRKEARRTDRYAQFFVAAVRMAVEASGLDFSKEDGERVGVAFGSGIGGMETLYQQVQLLLERGPDRVSPFLVPMMIANIAAGQTAIDYGLRGPNAAYVTACASSAHAIGEALRILQRGDADIMVVGGSEAAFVPIAIAGFSSMKALSTRNDEPERASRPFDAERDGFVMGEGAGALILETEAHARRRGARILAELCGYGSTADAYHITQPAPGGEGGARAMRLALEDAGLGPADIDYINAHATSTPVGDAAETAAIKAVFGEHARRLAVSSTKSMTGHLLGAAGAVEAVVCVKALLDQVLPPTINYEHPDPECDLDYVPNRARQAAVRAALTNSFGFGGHNVSLIFKRWEE, encoded by the coding sequence ATGTTCAGATTGCTCTCGGGCGAGTCGTCGGGTGGACTCGGCGCTCGCCCTTCTTTCCATTCGGATCAGGGGGAGTCTTGGGTGCAGGAGCGGACACGCGTGGTCGTGACGGGCATGGGCGTCGTCACGCCGTTGGGCGTCGGCGTCGATGCGTTCTGGGAGGGCTTGCTGAGCGGCCGCTCGGGCGTCGGTCGCATCACGCGCTTCGACACCAGCGGGTTCGACGTCAAGATCGGCGCCGAAGTGCGCGACTTCGACCCGCTTCAGTTCATGGACCGCAAGGAGGCGCGGCGCACCGACCGCTACGCCCAGTTCTTCGTCGCCGCCGTGCGCATGGCCGTGGAGGCGTCGGGGCTCGACTTCTCCAAAGAAGACGGCGAGCGCGTCGGCGTCGCGTTCGGCAGCGGCATCGGCGGCATGGAGACGCTGTATCAGCAGGTCCAACTGCTCCTGGAGCGCGGGCCGGACCGCGTCAGCCCGTTCCTCGTGCCGATGATGATCGCCAACATCGCGGCCGGGCAGACGGCGATCGACTACGGCCTGCGCGGCCCCAATGCCGCGTACGTGACGGCCTGCGCCTCGTCCGCGCACGCCATCGGGGAGGCGCTGCGCATCCTGCAGCGCGGCGACGCCGACATCATGGTCGTCGGCGGCAGCGAGGCGGCGTTCGTGCCGATCGCCATCGCCGGCTTCTCCAGCATGAAGGCGCTCTCCACGCGCAACGACGAGCCCGAGCGGGCCTCGCGCCCGTTCGACGCCGAACGCGACGGGTTCGTCATGGGCGAGGGGGCGGGCGCCCTCATCCTGGAGACGGAGGCGCACGCGCGTCGCCGCGGGGCGCGCATCCTCGCCGAACTGTGCGGGTACGGCTCCACCGCCGACGCGTATCACATCACGCAGCCGGCGCCCGGCGGCGAGGGCGGCGCGCGCGCCATGCGGCTCGCGCTGGAGGATGCCGGGCTCGGCCCCGCGGACATCGACTACATCAACGCCCACGCCACCTCGACGCCGGTCGGGGACGCGGCGGAGACGGCGGCCATCAAGGCGGTGTTCGGCGAGCACGCCCGCCGCCTGGCCGTGAGCTCCACGAAGTCGATGACGGGCCACTTGCTCGGCGCCGCCGGCGCCGTGGAGGCCGTCGTGTGCGTGAAGGCGCTGCTCGACCAGGTCCTTCCGCCGACGATCAACTACGAGCACCCGGATCCGGAGTGCGACCTCGACTACGTGCCGAACCGGGCGCGCCAGGCCGCGGTGCGCGCGGCGCTGACGAACTCCTTCGGGTTCGGCGGCCACAACGTGTCGCTGATCTTCAAGCGCTGGGAGGAGTAA
- the rnc gene encoding ribonuclease III: protein MATGSYERLEFLGDAVIELAVSDYLVTHFPHASEGELTHWRAASVRAHALAEAAARLDLPRFAVLGRSEEATGGRRRRKLLTDLFESFVGAIYLDRGWESARRFVQRELRETIVAAASRPPANARGQLQEILQQHGSVPIEYVVVAEEGPAHRRRFTVEVRVAGRVLGRGEGGSKKEASQRAAAEALRAIESSPRLPISFI, encoded by the coding sequence GTGGCCACCGGCTCGTACGAGCGGCTGGAGTTCCTCGGCGACGCCGTGATCGAGCTCGCCGTGAGCGACTACCTCGTGACGCACTTCCCGCACGCTTCTGAAGGCGAGCTGACGCATTGGCGCGCCGCCTCCGTCCGGGCTCACGCCCTCGCCGAGGCGGCCGCGCGCCTCGACCTGCCGCGTTTCGCCGTCCTGGGACGCAGCGAGGAGGCGACGGGCGGACGGCGCCGCCGGAAGCTCCTCACCGATCTCTTCGAGTCCTTCGTGGGCGCGATCTACCTCGATCGGGGATGGGAGAGCGCGCGACGCTTCGTCCAGAGGGAACTCAGGGAGACGATCGTCGCGGCCGCCAGCCGCCCGCCCGCCAACGCGCGCGGCCAGCTGCAGGAGATCTTGCAGCAGCACGGCTCGGTTCCCATCGAGTACGTGGTGGTCGCGGAGGAGGGACCGGCGCACCGCCGCCGGTTCACCGTCGAGGTTCGCGTCGCGGGCCGCGTCCTTGGACGCGGCGAGGGCGGCTCCAAGAAAGAAGCCTCGCAGCGCGCGGCGGCGGAGGCGCTGCGCGCGATCGAATCCTCGCCCCGTCTCCCGATTTCCTTCATTTGA
- a CDS encoding stage V sporulation protein S, whose translation MEVLKVSANSNPKAVAGALAAVLRERRSAEIQAVGAGAVNQAVKAIAITRGFVAPNGIDIVAIPAFAEIEIDGEGRTAIKFIVEER comes from the coding sequence GTGGAAGTCCTGAAAGTGTCGGCCAATTCGAACCCCAAAGCGGTCGCCGGCGCTTTGGCCGCGGTGCTGCGCGAACGGCGCTCTGCGGAAATCCAGGCTGTCGGCGCGGGCGCGGTGAACCAAGCCGTCAAGGCCATCGCCATCACGCGCGGCTTCGTCGCCCCGAACGGCATCGACATCGTCGCCATCCCCGCCTTCGCGGAGATCGAGATCGACGGCGAGGGGCGCACGGCGATCAAGTTCATCGTCGAGGAGCGCTGA